Below is a window of Humulus lupulus chromosome 9, drHumLupu1.1, whole genome shotgun sequence DNA.
TTTGCATCCTGGACCAATGGCTACATCCGGCCCAATGAGACATCCTTCTCCAATCACAGCACTCTCATGCACCAGAACATTTCCTATAATGTGTGATCCTCTGGCCAACTTAGAGGATGATTTTTTTTGCAAGGAGTCTAAGTATAGTCTTAAACCTGTTATGTAGTCCCTTGGCTGTCCAATGTCCATCCAAAACCCAGTCAGGACCATAGCAAACAGCTTCTTCTCTGCTGCAATCTTAGGGAAGACCTCTTTCTCAATTGAGGTCGGTTTCAGTTCAATCCGATCAAGAACCGATGGGTTAAGCAAGTAGATTCCAGCATTAATCTTGTTGCCTACAAATATCTTTGGTTTCTCTACAAACTTTTCAACTCTCCCTGTAGTTCCCTCCATAACTACCACACCATACTTGGATGGTTCATCTACCTAAAACAAAATGGTACTTTTCCTTTCAGTAGGAGTCAATATGCTTAATGTCAATGACTTGATAGCAGGTAAGTAGGATTTAACTTACCTTGGTTACCATAATGGAAGCCTCCCCACCATGACTCTTGTGGAATTCTATCATTTCTTTTAGCGGGTACTCGCTAATTACATCGCTGTTAAGGACAAAGAAGGGCTCCCCAGAGTCATCTATCAATTTATCCCTGGCAAGAGCCAACGGACCAGCTGTGCCAAGTGGTTCAGTTTCCTGTGAGCAGGTGATCTTGATATCGAGCTTTTCCTCAAAATCTTTCAAAAAATTAAGCATAACCTGAAACAACAGAGCGAAAAGAAGGTACATTTATCCTTCATAATCATCCATAATTGTagcaacaaaaaataattttgtatAAAATCCAATTTTGCTCATTCTACCTCTGGTTGATAATTGATGGCCAGAACCACTTCAGTTACTCCAATAGCTTTGAGAGCTTCAATCTGGTTACACAAATTCAGCAAGATGTTGAATGAGTTTATGTATGACAAGGGAACTGAATACAAGCAAACATCAGGATTTGAGCCCTGCATCACACACTCATAACTCACATACCCAACTACTTGAGTTAGCCTCAATCAGCACATTTGTCAACTCATATTTGTAGAAAGGAGAAAACAAAGAAAATCAACTTTCAAATCGTCCCCTTGACTCATATTTGTGAATTGAATGGCTCCATTGTTACAAGGACAGTGACTTACAACATAATAGCATATAATTTGGATAACAAACAACGTTGGGTAAAGATGGTCCCCTACTCTGACTAGTAAGTGCACATATTGACATAATTTAATCCCCAccccacaaaaataaataaataagtatacAAAAATGGATAATTTAAAGTAAAACCTGATGCAATATCATGGGTTTGTTGGCAAAATCAACCAGTGGCTTTGGTACACTGAGAGTTAATGGCCGCAACCGGGTCCCAAACCCTCCAACAAGTATAAGTGCCTTCATGGATAACAGACCCCCCAAAGAAAAACCCCTCTTTTGCTGCCTGCAATGCTGTAAAAGTAAATTACCAAGGTCCACCACAGCATCTTGAAGCAAAACCAAAATCAAACACTTCAaaacattacaaaaaaaaaaaaaaaaaaaaaaaacccaacaaTAAAAATGAGTTTGTAATTAAATTTCAACAGCATGCAACTCCTTATTGATGAGAAAAAGACACACATACACACATATTCCTGTCAAATCATTTTGGATTTTGATAATTTGGCACCATAAGAATATGCAATTATGACTAGCTACAAGAAcgataatgaaaagaaaaattaatgagAACACacacttaatttgaaaaataagaTGGTGAAGAAAATGGCCCAAGCCCAACACTGGATCACAATGACTAAATCAATATtataattgaaattaaatttgcaGTGAGGATATTGAACAgatctgaatatatatatacacacacatacacaAGACGAATAACCAAAACTTACAGGCGTTAAAGCAAGAAAGTAGCTTCTCTTGCAGTTAAGCTAAGATTTTGAATGAGTCCCTTTTGAAGGCCAGAGACCTGAGACGCTCTTTATGTATTTCTTTCATTCGAACGGGTTTGGCCAATTCGATTGCTTTAGTCTTCGTCACCTTGAGTCCTTGATTGACAATACAAAAAcgcctttttttttcctttttcaaatTAACGACATCAAAATATACGTCGTTTTAGTTGACAAAAGTAAAAAA
It encodes the following:
- the LOC133801327 gene encoding mannose-1-phosphate guanylyltransferase 1-like → MKALILVGGFGTRLRPLTLSVPKPLVDFANKPMILHQIEALKAIGVTEVVLAINYQPEVMLNFLKDFEEKLDIKITCSQETEPLGTAGPLALARDKLIDDSGEPFFVLNSDVISEYPLKEMIEFHKSHGGEASIMVTKVDEPSKYGVVVMEGTTGRVEKFVEKPKIFVGNKINAGIYLLNPSVLDRIELKPTSIEKEVFPKIAAEKKLFAMVLTGFWMDIGQPRDYITGLRLYLDSLQKKSSSKLARGSHIIGNVLVHESAVIGEGCLIGPDVAIGPGCKIESGVRLSNCTVMRGVRVKKHACISGSIIGWHSTVGRWARIENMTILGEDVHIGDEIYSNGGVVLPHKEIKSSILKPEIVM